CGACTGTTGCCATTACAAACCCAGCGGCACAGTATCTCTTCGCTCATCCTGAACTGTATCCATTGCCCAATACTGCCAGTACGAACCCGAATGGGATCATCGGCAACTATCGTGGGATCAGCGCACAGGCGACCCATAACGACCAGGCCGATGTAAAGATCGACGCCAACCTGACGGCGCACGACAGCGTTTCGGGACGCTTCTCGATTGGACGCGAAGGCAGTGGTTACACAAAGGTTTCGCTCCCAACGGATACTCCTTCCAACAATTCAGACCCTTATACGGGCTTCGTTCTTAACTGGACCCATACTTTCTCTAACAACATTGTGAATGAGGCACGTGCCGGTTTTGGCCGCACGCGTTACACCAATGAGGCGGCCGATGTCGCTGGTATGCTCGGGCTGACAGGGAACCAGAAGCTGGGGATTCCCGGAACGCAGGTTGCACCCGGAATCTCAACGCTCGATGCATCGAACTCCGGCGTCGATGCCATCGGCGGCGGCTCGGGCGGCGGCAACGGTGTGCAGTCTGACAGCATTGTGAACGCCTTTACCTATGGCGACAACGTCAGCTGGCAGATGGGACGACATACGCTGAAGTTTGGCGCGCAGTTCCTCCGCTACCAGGCCAACCGGAATTACTCCGGCAACGATGGAGCGCGCGGCTTCTTCACCTATACCAACGATGCTACTGGCGATGCGTGGAGCGACTTCCTTACCAACCAGGCCTTTCAGTACGGACAAGGTTCGTACACCGACGAGTGGGGCCAGCGTCAGTGGCGCGACGCTCTTTTCGTCCAGGACGACTGGAAGGTAACGCAGAACCTTACGCTGAATCTCGGCATGCGCTGGGAGTGGGACCAACCGCTCTATGAGGTCAACAACAAGCAGACCAACATTAATCTGACCACCGGTGCGATTCAGTTCGCAGGCAAGGATGGAAACAGTCGTGCTCTCTATAACGCATACTGGGGCGGATTTATGCCGCGTCTCGGTTTCGCCTACACTCCGGATCGCTTTGGAGGCAAGTTTGTGGTGCGAGGCGGTTATGGCATCACGAACTTCCTCGAGGGCACAGGCGCGAACCTGCGTCTGCCGCTGAATCCTCCATTCTTCCTGGATGCCTCCGGCAAGCATGCGCCAGGGGGAGCTTACTTCCAGGTGCAGAATGGATTTCCGCTGCCGCCGGATGCCACAACTTTCTCGGGTAACGTGCGTGCGTGGGACCCTAATCTGAAGCCTGCACTGATTCAGCAGTACAACCTGACGACGGAGTATGAGGTGAACAACTCGACTTCGCTGGTAGTAGCGTATCTAGGACAAACTGGCGACCATTTGGTCGATCCTCGTGAGGGCAACCAGCAGAAGTGTCCCAGCTGTCCACGCCCGGTCTCCGCACTACCCGGACTCTCGCAAGTTACACAGGTCAGTCTGACGGAATCGAAGTCCAACATGAACTACAACGCCCTGCAGATCACCGGCCGTCGCCGTCTGAATCATGGACTTGAGTTCTTGACTAACTACACCTGGAGCAAGTCGCTGACCAACAACCTCGGCTACTATGGCGCGGGCGGCGGCGCAGCGGCCTCACAGGGCGCCTACTGGCAGGATTCCTACAACGGAGCAGGGGACTACGGCCCGGCGTTCTTCGATACCAAGCACATCTTCTCCTTCTCGGGTTACTACGACCTACCCTTCGGCCGTGGGAAACAGTTTGGAGGGAACATTAACCGCTTCGCTGACCTTGCGCTTGGCGGATGGAAGCTGGGCGCTGTTGCCAGCCTACATTCGGGCATGCCCGTGACGGTGGCTTCGGCGACTTACTATAACGTCAACCAGCGTGGCGATCGTGGCAACCACTATCGTCCACTCAAGATCGTTGGAAGCAGCGTCGACCACTGGTTTGGCACCGATCCTTCAGCTACGCAGTGTCTTACCGATGTGGATAACGGTGTCTGTGCCTACGGTGAAGAGTCGTCGACCGGCTTTGGAACCGCGAGGGTTGGTTCAGAGCGCGCTCCCAGCTACAAAAACCTGGATGCCGCGTTGAGCAAGGCGTTCAACTTTACGGAGAGTAAGCACCTGGATTTCCGTGCGGACTTCTTCAATGTGTTGAACACCACCAGTCTTGCCCCTCCGAGCAACAGCACCTCGTCGAGCAATTTCGGTCAGATTACGAATACGGTTTCGACCGAGCGACAGATTCAGCTTGCCCTGAAGCTGGTCTTCTAGAAGACCTACTTTAGATCAAGGCTCATTTTCTTTCCGCCCTTCCTCCCCTGGTCCGGGAGGGAGGGCTTTTTTTATTCAAAGGGGAAAGAGTAAGAGGGCTCCGAAGAGCCCTCTTGGGGGGGGAGATACGGCAGATCCTTCGACTACGCGGTTGATACCGCTCCTTTCAGGAGGACACCTTCGTCGAGGAATCCAGTCGTTGTTACAGATTAGTAAACGTCGCGCTGGTAGCGCTTCTGCTTCTTCATGTTGGCCAGATACTCGTTGGCGTGTTCGAGCGTGCCGTTGGATCCCTGGGCGATGGCGTCGAGGAGAGCGAGTTCTACATCTTTGGCCATGCGAGTAGCATCGCCGCAGACGTAGAAGTAGGCTCCGCGCTCAAGCCATTCGTAAACCTGCTTCGCATTTTCCTGGATGCGATCCTGCACATAGACCTTGTTGTGCTGATCGCGGGAGAAGGCAGTGTAAAGAGTGAGGAAACCATCCTTGACCATGCCTTCGAGCTGCTGCTGATAGAGGAAGTCCATCTTCATACGCTGCTCACCGAAGAAGAGGAGGTTCGAGCCCTTGGCTCCGAGGGCCTGGCGCTCCTCGAGGAAGGCGCGGAAGGGAGCGATGCCGGTTCCGGGGCCAACCATGATGACAGGAACGTCATTGTCTTCGGGGAGGCGGAAATTATTGTTGGAGTGCAGGAAGATGGGAAGGGACATTCCCTCGCCAGCACGGTCGCCGATGTGGCCGCTGGCGACGCCCTGACGGTTACGGCCGTGGGAGTCGTACCGGATGACGCGCACGGTGGTGTGGACGCTATCGGGATGAACCTTCTGGCTCGAAGAGATCGAGTACATCCGCGGTGTGAGACGCTGCAGCACGTTGAAGAGCTGCTGCGGATCGGTGATGACGCCGGGGAAGTCCGTGGCGAGATCGACGAACTCGCGACCCCAGCAGTATTCTTCGGCACGGGCGCGGTTGTCGGGACCCGTGAGATGCTGGAGTCCTTCGACGTTGGGGGCGAGCTTGGCGTACTGGCCGACAGAGCCGCGAGCAAGCTTGCCGATTCCGAGGCGAGTACGGAGCGCCTCTTCGAGGGAGATTTCGACCTTGTAATGGTCGAGGACGCGCTCGTCACCCTTGTAACCAAGGGCCTTAATCGCATCGGCGACAGCCTCAGGCCGATTCTCGGGGATGATACCGACGGCGTCGCCGGGGGTGTAGGTCATGCCCTCTTCCACCGCGAGCTCGACATGCCGGGTCTCCTTCTCGGAGCCTTCGCCGGTGAGGAGGTAATTGACATTGACGTGAGAGGTGTACGGGTTGTTCCGTGTGTACTTTTGGGCGTGCGCCGCCCCAGCTTTCGCTTCCTGGTCCAAAACTTCGCTCATGCCTTTATGGTAAATGCATCGTGGGCAAATTGCGGAGTGTGAAGTGCAGTAGAACCTGAAGAAATCAGGGTTCAGCCGGGTGCGCGGCGATTCTGGATTCACGTTAATCGTTCTTCCAAGAGGCTTTAATCGGCGGCAATTTTTTGACGGAGGGTATTGGGGGTTAGCCCGGTGGCTCGGCGGATGTGGCGGGCGAGATGGCTCTGGTGGGCAAAGCCGCAGGCGGCGGCGATCTCGGCCATGGTGAGGCCATCCTGCATGAGTAGAATGCGAGCGCGCTCGACACGGCGCTGAATGACATACTGATGGACCGGAACTCCCATTGCCTGCCGGAAGAGAGTCTTCAGGTGAGATGGACTGAGATCAGCGATTGAAGCGATCTGTTCGAGCGAGAGATCGTCAGCGATCTGGTCCTCGATGAAGGAGAGAACCTGTTTGAGCCTGCGGCCAGAGAGTGCAGTTCGAGGCATGCGTTGTTGCTGAGCAAGGGAGCTGTGCTGTGCGATGAGTCGGGAGGTCATGGCGACGACCAAGCCTTCGGTATAGAGACGACCGGAGGAGTGGCCGGATTCGACCTCACGATGGATCGCGTTGGCGATCAGCTCGAGTTCAGGATCGCGGATTTGAAATCGATTGCGAATCTCAATGCGTGAGGGATTGTGACCGGCGTCCTGCGCCACGGAGTGAATCAGCGATTGTGGCAGGGCGAGGATGAGGTTGCGGTCGTTGTAATCATGCGCTACCCAGGTGCTTGGTGTGTAGGCAGGGATGATGTCGACGTCGCCGTGGACGGCAGAGCCTCGATATTGCTTGCCATCGCGGCGGCAGGAGAGGAGTGCCGATGGGCCGACGTGGATACAAAGGACAGTGTGTTCGATGCCTGGAAGACTGATGGAACCGATCGGATCCTGCCGTAACTGAAGGACGACGTTGTGAGCAGTTGTTGCCTGCGAGAAGATCTTCGGAGCTTCCAAGGGGAGAGGCTTGGGGCGGGATGGAGGAGGACGCGAGGGCACGGTCTTTGACCATTAAAGATGAGTGGGAAGCGGTTGGAGGTGAGAATTATTTTAGGCGCCGATTTGACGTTTATCGCGTAACACGCCATGGCGATGTTGTTGCCCAAGATAGCAATTGTTTATTAGCCCAATCGGTGGACCTGTCTGTGTGACAAGACGTGCATGGATTCGGCATTTTGTACTTATCTGTCATAGCTGGCGAAATGAATCGGAAGGTATGGGAGCGGACGAACGAACCTGGTACACCCTCACTCTCAATCTTTGGCATGTGGCAGGCGATGCACTGACTTCCTGAGCTGTCCGCCTTGTGGTGAGTATGTTCCTCTATAGTCGCCGTGTGTGGTCCATTCGGAGATCCCGATCCATGGCAGTCAAGACAGAGTTTGTCAGCGGGTTTGCGCAGTTGGGCGTAGTTCTTTGTCCCGTGGACATCATGACAAGACGCGCAGGTAACGCCATGGCGATACATCACGCTCTGTACGAAATCGTTACCCTGCATCCGGTTTTTATGAGCTGTTCCATCGGCGAAGTACAGAAAATCCGTTTGCCCCAACGTGACGTCTTCGAGCTTCCAGAAATCCGCCAGATGCAGGCCGACATGATAGCCAACAGGCCAATCGTAGGCTTTGCCTTCGATAAAACCATCGCGAGGTTGTCCCTGAGAGTGGCACTGGATGCAAGTATCGTTGGAGGCAACGTCATCCATCTCGGACGGATTCAGGATATTTGTGCGGAGCGGATGTGCGACATGCTCACTGCCAGGTCCGTGACAGCGCTCACAACCGACATTCCATTCCGTGACCTGTTTCGTGTGGATGTCATAGTTTACAGAGTGACAACCATCGCAGGTTGGCCCTGTCGGACGCTGCATGTTTCCGGATGGATAGTAGGCTGTCCACCAATCAGCACCCGCATCAGGGACATGATATTTGAGCCATTTCTTGTTGCCTACATCCCATTGCACGGGCAGGGGGTAGTAATCCTCTCCGATTTTGGTGAAGTAACGTTGCTTCCATTTGCTGCCGTAGACGAAAGCCACCTGATCGACGGTAAATGGAGCGATGGTATTAGTGCGGAGATCGGGAATGATCGCGTCGGAATGGGTCTTGGGGTCGAGAACAACATTCGCCATTGGAGTCTTCTTCCAACGCTCATAGATGGAGGCATGGCACCTTTGGCAGGATTCAGAGCCGACATAACGTGCCGAGCTGGCGATATATTCCTTGCTGGACATTTCCTTTAGTGTGCCGGAATGAAGGCTGCGAATATACGTTACAAGCTTCCAGCTTTCCGATGTCGATTGCGAATGCATAGCGGGCATACCAGTAAGCTGTACCCCATGCTCAATGATGTAGTGGAGGTCTCCGTCGGTCAGGTTTTGTGTCGGAGTGGAATGAAGGTCAGGGACGCGAGGATATTGATTTGCTCCAATCGGAGTAATTCCGCGGCCATCGATTCCATGGCATGACGAACAGCGTGCAAGAAAAGCATCCCGTCCTTGCTGTAGTGCGACTGGGTCGTCGGCTAGAGGATTTGTTTTGTGGTTTTCGGTGCGAGGAATCGCAAAATTGCGCACAGATCTTGCCACAGCCGTTTCGAACGCATTGGGTGTAGAAGAAGCACGAAACCCACGCCATCGGACCAGTGCTGCTCCCAAAGCAATCAGGATCAGCAAAGAGGCAAATACGATGATCGCAACTTTCGAGATCTTCATCGGTTGATTTCAGACCCATCGTTTCGAGATCAAATCCACCAAGAGCTACTTATTTTGAGGATTCTATCCGAAGAAATGTGAAGGTCCCATGATTCTGCGTAAGCACTCGAAAAATTATGCGTCAAGGAATGCTGGATAAAGGTACGCGGGTGAAGGCGATGCGTTTTCGTTGCCAGGTATAGGTGATGTACACGTTGGAGTCGCGGCCCTGAATGATGGCGGGGTAGGAGTATTCGCCGGGATCGCTTTCGAGAGTCTGAAACATGGTGAAGTGCTCGCCATCCTTGCTAACGGCGAGGTTGAGAGGGCTGCGGCCTGTCGTGGTGTTGTTGTAAACGAGGACTACCCGGCCATCGCGAAGTCCGACGGCATCGATACCGGAGTTGGGATTGGGTAGATCAAGAGGATGGGCCTCGCTCCAGGTGATGCCGTCATCGTAGGAGTCGGCGGCGCAGATGCGTCCGATGTCACGGGTGGAGCGAGCGTAGAGCCGAAGATGCTTTTTCCCGAGACGGACGATGGCAGGCTGGATGATTCCAGTGACATGCTCGTCGCCAGACTTGAGGGGCGGTTGGACGGGCGCAGGCGAGGGCATAAGGCGGCCGGGTACGGTGATGGGGCCGAACTTGTGCCAGGTCTTGCCCTGGTCGGTGCTACGGTCGACCCAAGCGGCCCAGGTGGAGTAGCTCTCGACAGAGGTTCCGCTAACGATGGTGTCGTCTTCGAGGACGAGGGGTTTGTCTTTGATGGGGCCGAGGAGGCCGGCGGGAAGGTGTTCAGGTGCCGACCAGGTATGGCCTTCGTCGGTGCTGACGAGGCGGGCGCCGCTCCATTCACGGGCATTGCGGCCGAATTTGTAGTAGAGCCAGAGGCGGCCGTCGCGAGTTTCGAAAAGAACTGGGTTCCAGCAGGCGACGTTCGGTTCGCGCACTAGCAGAAATGGCTTGGACCAGCCTGTGGAGGTCCGGCGAGCGCCCCAGATGGCGACATCGGGAGCGTTCTCGTGGGTTCCACCGAACCAGGCTGCGAGAATGTCTCCGTTCTCGAGCTGAACGAGCGTCGAGGCATGGGCTGAAGGGAAAGGGGCGGATGTGTAGATGAACTCTTTTTGAGGGTTAGCTGCAGAAGACGGCAGTGTGAAGGTCATGGTGATGAAAAGAAGTGCAGTCAAAAGGGATTTAGATTTATTCATACGGCGGGCTCTCGTTTAAGGACAGATTTTCTATTGAGGCAACCAAACAATGATTGCAATTGTATCCATCTGAATTCTCCAGGTTGGCATCAGAGGGTACAAACTCAAAAAGAGGTGCACGACTGCATGGCTAACAGACTGATAAGAAGGTTCCTGCAGGTGCTAGTCAATCGTGGGCCATGGGGTTTCTGTGTATTGGCGACGCAGAAAGTCGGACAGAGACTCGGTTTCATCAAAGTGCCAGAGTCGAGCGCGGGCGCAGCCAGGGGTGGTACCGGAAGAGCGATTCATCCCTTTGATGAAGAGTACGGGACGGATACGAGTGGGCTGATCTTTGGAGATGACTTATGGAGCACGGCCTACTATGGGGTGACTCCGTCGCTGCTGACGCAGATGATCGGTGCCTTGAATCTGGATTGGGAGCGATTCACGTTTATCGATCTGGGATCGGGAAAAGGTCGAGCGTTGCTTCTGGCCTCGCGATTTCCATTCAAAAAGATTATGGGAGTGGAGTTTGTTCCAGACCTGAGTACTGTCGCTGCGGCTAATATCGCGAAGTTTGATCCTTCGTGGAAAGCCTGCCGAGAGATTGAATCGATCACTGGAGATGCGGCGAAGTTCGAGTATCCGGAAGGACCGTTGGTGATTTATATCTACAACCCTTTTCTTGCGCCGGTTCTGAAGAAGTGCCTGAAGCATCTGTCCAAGTTACTCGAAAAGGAGCCACGTGAGGTTTATCTGATCTACGGAAATCCTGTGTTTGAACGACTGGTAAAGCGCTATGCTCCGCGGTTCGAACAGCAGTGGGACCGGATGTTCTCGTTTACAACGGAAGAGGCGGCGGTAGATCGGTTTGGCAGTAAGGAAGAAAGAGTGATTTTGTGGAAGTACGCCTATAACAGATGATTATGCTTTATTCAGCCAAGTTTCCTGGTGTTGAATGTGGGGGAAGCCGGGCTTAAGCCGAAGTGAGAGTTTACATCTCTATCGCGAACTGCATGGAGGGTTCGTAGAGTGAGGATTTAGGTTCGGCGCAGAGGTCGAGTACGAGACGCTCGAGCACGAGTACTTTATTGACAGGAGAGCTGCGCAGCTCAAGATCGGCGCGTGCAACCAAGCGCAGGGCGCGGGTGAGTTCGCGGCGCGACTTGTAACGGCGGGCCTGACGGATGAGGTCTTCTGCGGCGAAGGGCGGCATCCGAAAGCCCTGCCAGAGTGCCTGCCAGATGGCGCGCGAGTCGCGGACGTTCTTCTCGAGAATGATGAGCATCTGGCGGAAGGTGCGGGCCAGCATATAGAGATGACCGATCGCGGCGTCTTCGCCACCGTCTGAGGCGTTGAGCAGGCCGTGTAGGAGCGCGAGGGCGCGGGGACGATCCTTGGCGCTGATGGCGTCTGTGAGCTCGTAGAGGGAACGCTGCTTGGCGGCGAGCACCATGGTTTCGACGTCGCCGAGGGTGACGCGATTCTTCCCTTCGACATAGAGGAGGAGCTTTTCGAACTCGGAAGAGATGAGCATCATGTCGGCTCCGAGCGAATCGGCGAGTTCGCGGGCGGCGTCGGGGTCGAAGCGTACGCTGCGAGATTCGGCGGTATCGGCGATCCAACGGACGGCGTCATTCTCGTCGACGCGGGCCAGCTCGACGGTGCCACACCATTCCCCGAGTGTTTCGCGGATGCGGTCGAAGCGCTCCTTGTCCTGATAGTCCATGCGACGGACATCGGTGGGGATGCGGATGTGATCGGCGACGAAGAGGATGAGTGCCTGTGGGTTCGGCGAGCGAAAGTAGGCTTCGATGGCGGCGAACTCTTCTTTTTTAGAGCCGCGACCGTAGAGGTTCTTGATGTTGCGGATAAAGAGAACCTGGAAGGGAGCCATCAGGGACGGCGTCTGAGCGCGGTCGAGGGCCTCGAAGATGCTGGTCTCAGAGAGATCGAGATCGTGCAGGGAGAAATCGCGAAAGTCTTCGGGGACGAGGGTGGAGAGGACGGCTTTGCGGCAGCGGTCGTAGAGAAAGATCTCATCGCCGACGAGAACGTAACCAGGACGAAGAGAGGATGGCGAGGCGATCTCGGTGAGAAACCGATTGGTGGAGGCAAAGCTGCGGAGCTGAGGGCCGGAGCTGGTGGGCGGGGTCGACATCAGAATGACTCCAGCATATCGCTGACGACGGTCTGGGCGAAGTCCCTTGACATGCGTGAGACGGCGGGGGAACCTTCCTGGATAAAGGTGTTGAGATCCTGGGTGGACTGGTACTGTTCGTGGAAGGTGATGGCATCGTTGCGATAGAGGACCGTGCCATCGTGTGCGGTGAGGGCGACACGAGCTGTTACGGTGACGAGATAACTGGAGGACTGGCCGCTGGTGGAGTCATAGGTCAGCGGGGTGATGGTCTGGGTGAGGATGGTGCCGCGCAAGGTGGCATCTGCGCTGGGCGAATCCGAATTGAGGATGCGATAGCGAGTACGGGTGTTAAGCTCGCGGATAACGGCCTGGGTGAAGGCCATCTCAGTATGGTAGGCCTGGGAACGCGTGGAGAAGATGGGAACGGCCATGGTGCGGACATTTGAGGGAATGTGCGTGGCGGAACCGGCGGTGTGATAACCGCAGCCGGTGAGGAAAGCAGTAAGAACAAAAGTGGCGAGATGGAGCTTCATGCTGTTGGTCTTATTGTCGCATCCACGTGCCAGCAGGGTATTGTGGACAGGCTGAGGATATCAACGCAGATCCTTCGACTCCGCTGCGCTCGGCTCAGGATGACACTTTGTTTTATGGTGCGATCCATGCAAAAAGCAGAGGCAGCCACGGGAGCCGCCTCTGCTTCGATGCTGGGTTGAAAAATCGTTTATGCCGGGGAAGGCTGACCTTCGTTGAAACCAGGCTTGCGTCCGGATTCAGGCTTGAGAACCTTCTGAGCATCGCCGCCCGATCCTGGATCAACGGCAGCAAGGGCCGAGCGTAGAGGCGACAGCTCTTTCCCTTCGATGATCAGCTTGATTTCGTGGGCGTCCAGAGTCTCGCGTTCCAGCAGGGCGCTTGCGAGCCGGTGCATGATGTCCTGGTTCGAGTTGAGAAGGTTATAGGCCGACTGATACGCGGTATCGACGAAGTTGCGAACCTCGGCGTCGATCTGCTTGGCGGTCTCCTCGGAGAAGTCACGGTGCTGGGCGATCTCACGGCCGAGGAAGATCTGCTCTTCCTTCTTGCCGTAGGTCATCGGACCGAGCTTGGACATGCCGAACTCGCAGACCATCTTGCGGGCGAGCTCGGTGATGCGCTCGATATCGTTGCCGGCGCCAGTGGTCATCTTGCCGAGGAAGATCTCTTCAGCGCAGCGTCCGCCCATGAGGGTCGCGAGCTTCGTCTCGAGATACTCCTTGGTGACGGTGTGCTGGTCTTCCTCAGGGAGATAGACCGTGACGCCGAGAGCCATGCCACGCGGGATGATGGTGACCTTGTGAAGCGGGTCAGAGTCTTCACGCAGCGCGGAGACGAGCGTGTGGCCGGCCTCGTGATAGGCGGTTACCTTCTTCTCTTCGTCGGTCAGGAGCATGGACTTGCGCTCGGCTCCCATCATGACCTTGTCCTTGGCAACCTCGAAGTCGTACATGTGCACGGCCTTGCGGTTGTAACGGGCAGCGGTGAGGGCGGCCTCGTTGACCATATTAGCGAGATCGGCACCCGAGAAGCCTGGGGTCCCACGAGCCAGCACGTTCAAGTCGACGTCCTCTGCCATGGGAACTTTCTTCGCATGGACCTTCAGGACCTCTTCACGGCCACGGATATCGGGACGGTCAACGATGACACGGCGGTCGAAGCGGCCAGGGCGGAGCAAGGCCGGATCGAGAACGTCGGGGCGGTTGGTCGCAGCGACGAGGATGACCCCGTCGTTGGACTCAAAGCCGTCCATCTCGACCAGCAACTGGTTGAGGGTCTGCTCACGCTCGTCGTGTCCACCGCCGAGGCCAGCGCCGCGGTGACGACCGACTGCGTCGATTTCGTCGATAAAGATGATGCAAGGGGCGTTCTTCTTGCCCTGCTCGAAGAGGTCACGGACGCGCGATGCGCCGACACCGACAAACATCTCGACGAAGTCCGAACCGGAGATGGAGAAGAAGGGGACGTTGGCTTCGCCTGCAACAGCACGAGCCAGCAGGGTTTTGCCGGTTCCTGGAGGTCCGACGAGCAGGACGCCTTTAGGGATGCGTCCGCCGAGGCGCTGGAACTTCTGGGCCTCACGGAGGAACTCGATGATCTCCTTGAGCTCTTCCTTGGCCTCGTCAACGCCAGCGACATCCTTGAAGGTAATCTTCTTCTGCTGCATGGAGAGCAGGCGGGCACGCGATTTACCAAAGCTCATGGCCTTGTTGCCGCCGGACTGCATCTGGCGCAGAAGGAAGAACCAAAGGCCGAGCAGCAGGGCAAAGGGCGCGAGCTGAATCAGGAAGCCTAGCCAGGCGTTCGAGTTCTGGTCCTTGATGGTGATGTTGACGCCGTGGTCGCGGAGCGTCTTGTACATGTCCGGATAGTTGGCCGGAACCGTGGTGTGGAACTGAGTCTTGTCGTCTTTCCAGTGCCCGGTGACCTCAGAGCCGTTGACGATAACGTCAGCAACTTTGCCCTGGTCGGCATCGTTGAGCAGCTGAGTGAGGCTGATGTTCTTCTCCTGTCCGGCTCCTGCTCCCTTGACGACGAACTGCCAGAGGAAGACCAGGCAGGCGATCATGAAGACCCAGATCAGAATTTGTTTGACGGTCGAGTTCAAAGCGTGTTCCTCATTTTCCGGCCTGCATCGCCGTGATGCGCAAACGACTTGTCAGACCCGGCTCCTTCTGTAAGGAGCCTACATCGATTAGACGATAGTGATAAAGGAAGGTTCTGTGGGTGACCGGCAGCAAAGTCCACCGGCACCGCAGTAACGGTCCTACCCCCGTCAATTACTTAAGATTCTACTCTTTAGGGTGAGGATTCAAGCGGTAAAAGGGAGTTTCAGGGAAAACGGGTGAAATCTACCTCTCCAATGACTTCGGTGGAGAGCTGCAGCTCGCGGGCAGAGCGCTGCGCTCGAAGACCGCTAGCCAGGTGTACAGATGCTCCTGAGCGAGCGGCGACGGTGGAAAGTGTTGCAAATCCAGCCAGAGCCAACAGCCGGGTCGTATCGTCGAAGCTCAGCCGGAAGCCAAGTTGGCG
This portion of the Edaphobacter sp. 4G125 genome encodes:
- a CDS encoding SAM-dependent methyltransferase, whose amino-acid sequence is MATQKVGQRLGFIKVPESSAGAARGGTGRAIHPFDEEYGTDTSGLIFGDDLWSTAYYGVTPSLLTQMIGALNLDWERFTFIDLGSGKGRALLLASRFPFKKIMGVEFVPDLSTVAAANIAKFDPSWKACREIESITGDAAKFEYPEGPLVIYIYNPFLAPVLKKCLKHLSKLLEKEPREVYLIYGNPVFERLVKRYAPRFEQQWDRMFSFTTEEAAVDRFGSKEERVILWKYAYNR
- a CDS encoding helix-turn-helix domain-containing protein; the protein is MPSRPPPSRPKPLPLEAPKIFSQATTAHNVVLQLRQDPIGSISLPGIEHTVLCIHVGPSALLSCRRDGKQYRGSAVHGDVDIIPAYTPSTWVAHDYNDRNLILALPQSLIHSVAQDAGHNPSRIEIRNRFQIRDPELELIANAIHREVESGHSSGRLYTEGLVVAMTSRLIAQHSSLAQQQRMPRTALSGRRLKQVLSFIEDQIADDLSLEQIASIADLSPSHLKTLFRQAMGVPVHQYVIQRRVERARILLMQDGLTMAEIAAACGFAHQSHLARHIRRATGLTPNTLRQKIAAD
- a CDS encoding TonB-dependent receptor translates to MRARIALCSVFLFLVSCSMALAQTITGSVTGTVTDASGAAVGGAKVTAVNIDTGVQTSTATNSAGVYTIRFLQIGHYKLNISAQGFSSSTAGPFALEVSQEARVDAKLTVGSVSTNVEVTSEAPIINTENATTGDAITATQATELPIQARNFANLTTLVAGAVAPDPNAHNMVGRSNYNGGFFVNGNREQTNNYTLDGMDINESIDNYIGYSPNVDAIGELHIITGNATAEYGNANGGQVVMVTKSGTNQFHGNAFWFLENTNLNANSWANKHTSDKASIGPVPSLNRSIFGGTLGGPIFHDRVFFFMDYQGARQHNSTTETRSVATAAMRQGFVPGLGTTVAITNPAAQYLFAHPELYPLPNTASTNPNGIIGNYRGISAQATHNDQADVKIDANLTAHDSVSGRFSIGREGSGYTKVSLPTDTPSNNSDPYTGFVLNWTHTFSNNIVNEARAGFGRTRYTNEAADVAGMLGLTGNQKLGIPGTQVAPGISTLDASNSGVDAIGGGSGGGNGVQSDSIVNAFTYGDNVSWQMGRHTLKFGAQFLRYQANRNYSGNDGARGFFTYTNDATGDAWSDFLTNQAFQYGQGSYTDEWGQRQWRDALFVQDDWKVTQNLTLNLGMRWEWDQPLYEVNNKQTNINLTTGAIQFAGKDGNSRALYNAYWGGFMPRLGFAYTPDRFGGKFVVRGGYGITNFLEGTGANLRLPLNPPFFLDASGKHAPGGAYFQVQNGFPLPPDATTFSGNVRAWDPNLKPALIQQYNLTTEYEVNNSTSLVVAYLGQTGDHLVDPREGNQQKCPSCPRPVSALPGLSQVTQVSLTESKSNMNYNALQITGRRRLNHGLEFLTNYTWSKSLTNNLGYYGAGGGAAASQGAYWQDSYNGAGDYGPAFFDTKHIFSFSGYYDLPFGRGKQFGGNINRFADLALGGWKLGAVASLHSGMPVTVASATYYNVNQRGDRGNHYRPLKIVGSSVDHWFGTDPSATQCLTDVDNGVCAYGEESSTGFGTARVGSERAPSYKNLDAALSKAFNFTESKHLDFRADFFNVLNTTSLAPPSNSTSSSNFGQITNTVSTERQIQLALKLVF
- a CDS encoding cytochrome c3 family protein, which codes for MKISKVAIIVFASLLILIALGAALVRWRGFRASSTPNAFETAVARSVRNFAIPRTENHKTNPLADDPVALQQGRDAFLARCSSCHGIDGRGITPIGANQYPRVPDLHSTPTQNLTDGDLHYIIEHGVQLTGMPAMHSQSTSESWKLVTYIRSLHSGTLKEMSSKEYIASSARYVGSESCQRCHASIYERWKKTPMANVVLDPKTHSDAIIPDLRTNTIAPFTVDQVAFVYGSKWKQRYFTKIGEDYYPLPVQWDVGNKKWLKYHVPDAGADWWTAYYPSGNMQRPTGPTCDGCHSVNYDIHTKQVTEWNVGCERCHGPGSEHVAHPLRTNILNPSEMDDVASNDTCIQCHSQGQPRDGFIEGKAYDWPVGYHVGLHLADFWKLEDVTLGQTDFLYFADGTAHKNRMQGNDFVQSVMYRHGVTCASCHDVHGTKNYAQLRKPADKLCLDCHGSGSPNGPHTATIEEHTHHKADSSGSQCIACHMPKIESEGVPGSFVRSHTFRFISPAMTDKYKMPNPCTSCHTDRSTDWANKQLLSWATTSPWRVTR
- a CDS encoding diflavin oxidoreductase; this encodes MSEVLDQEAKAGAAHAQKYTRNNPYTSHVNVNYLLTGEGSEKETRHVELAVEEGMTYTPGDAVGIIPENRPEAVADAIKALGYKGDERVLDHYKVEISLEEALRTRLGIGKLARGSVGQYAKLAPNVEGLQHLTGPDNRARAEEYCWGREFVDLATDFPGVITDPQQLFNVLQRLTPRMYSISSSQKVHPDSVHTTVRVIRYDSHGRNRQGVASGHIGDRAGEGMSLPIFLHSNNNFRLPEDNDVPVIMVGPGTGIAPFRAFLEERQALGAKGSNLLFFGEQRMKMDFLYQQQLEGMVKDGFLTLYTAFSRDQHNKVYVQDRIQENAKQVYEWLERGAYFYVCGDATRMAKDVELALLDAIAQGSNGTLEHANEYLANMKKQKRYQRDVY
- a CDS encoding sialidase family protein gives rise to the protein MNKSKSLLTALLFITMTFTLPSSAANPQKEFIYTSAPFPSAHASTLVQLENGDILAAWFGGTHENAPDVAIWGARRTSTGWSKPFLLVREPNVACWNPVLFETRDGRLWLYYKFGRNAREWSGARLVSTDEGHTWSAPEHLPAGLLGPIKDKPLVLEDDTIVSGTSVESYSTWAAWVDRSTDQGKTWHKFGPITVPGRLMPSPAPVQPPLKSGDEHVTGIIQPAIVRLGKKHLRLYARSTRDIGRICAADSYDDGITWSEAHPLDLPNPNSGIDAVGLRDGRVVLVYNNTTTGRSPLNLAVSKDGEHFTMFQTLESDPGEYSYPAIIQGRDSNVYITYTWQRKRIAFTRVPLSSIP